A single region of the Triplophysa dalaica isolate WHDGS20190420 chromosome 15, ASM1584641v1, whole genome shotgun sequence genome encodes:
- the atg14 gene encoding beclin 1-associated autophagy-related key regulator isoform X2, whose amino-acid sequence MASPVAAESRAVGPGEEQPESASEARAPVQPQPPQKHSQTACAGASAAVMVEALDDAEGLFVAVERCPLCNTARRRLTCARCIQAGDFVYFDGRNQERVIKAMDKKVEADQMRWKIMSCKMKIQQMKEAICTGNEEVKSGRELLLRSQEEGQRLQRRASRHQEKRDKIKRHNQKLGELLEKRSKDLQGRLEALAEVRREHILELTTHIFHIQEEKQGSRDPVDPAVAEYDLALTSSTVTELAEARRTTYHSGRWIWDDQNGETSISITGPDVTLPSNGDCSAYYNWVEEKSGNQGPELDHMNPAHTISAALCYATQLVNILSHILDVNLPKKLCNSEFCGDNLTRYRFTRAINKLNTNILHLCFSQNVDSELLHPHHTLRNIMFLVSPENKNLGRTGPFEVSADLEESMEFVEPEAAGPSEESGDEAVTDEETDLGTDWETVPSPRFCDIPSQPMDLSQSGMQASQPVGNAGGMISSAAASVTSWFRTYTGQR is encoded by the exons ATGGCTAGTCCCGTCGCAGCAGAATCCCGGGCTGTTGGGCCCGGTGAAGAACAACCAGAGTCTGCATCAGAGGCCCGGGCACCTGTGCAGCCTCAGCCGCCTCAGAAGCACAGTCAGACGGCGTGTGCGGGCGCGTCTGCCGCGGTCATGGTGGAGGCGCTGGATGACGCCGAAGGGCTGTTTGTGGCCGTGGAGAGATGTCCGCTCTGCAACACAGCCCGACGCAGACTTACCTGTGCCCGATGCATCCAGGCCGGAGATTTCGTGTACTTTGACGGAAGGAATCAGGAGAG AGTCATCAAAGCCATGGATAAGAAAGTTGAGGCAGATCAGATG AGGTGGAAAATCATGTCATGTAAGATGAAAATCCAGCAAATGAAAGAGGCTATCTGCACTGGCAATGAAGAAGTGAAGAGTG GCAGGGAGCTGTTGTTGCGTTCTCAAGAGGAAGGTCAGAGACTGCAGCGTAGGGCCAGTCGGCACCAGGAGAAGAGGGATAAGATTAAACGGCATAACCAAAAGCTTGGTGAGCTTCTGGAAAAGAGATCCAAAGACCTGCAGGGAAGACTGGAAGCCCTGGCCGAGGTGCGGAGAGAGCACATCCTGGAGCTCACCACACACATCTTTCACATACAGGAGGAGAAGCAGGGCAGCAG GGACCCAGTGGATCCAGCTGTGGCCGAGTACGATCTTGCTCTGACCTCCAGCACCGTAACTGAACTCGCAGAGGCCAGACGTACCACATACCACTCGGGACGTTGGATCTGGGATGATCAAAACGGAGAGACGAGCATTAGCATCACCGGGCCAGATGTCACACTGCCAAGCAATGGAGACTGCTCAGCCTATTACAACTGGGTGGAAGAGAAGAGCGGAAACCAGGGGCCAG agCTGGATCACATGAACCCAGCCCACACCATCAGTGCTGCCCTATGCTATGCTACACAACTCGTCAACATCCTGTCTCATATCCTGGATGTCAACCTCCCGAAAAAGTTATGCAACAG CGAGTTCTGTGGTGATAATCTGACCAGATACCGATTCACCCGCGCCATAAACAAACTCAACACCAACATCCTGCACCTCTGCTTCTCACAG AATGTTGACAGCGAGCTGCTTCATCCTCACCACACTTTGAGGAACATCATGTTTTTAGTGTCGCCAGAAAACAAGAACCTCGGCAG AACTGGGCCTTTTGAAGTGAGTGCAGACTTAGAAGAATCAATGGAGTTTGTGGAACCAGAAGCAGCCGGACCTTCTGAGGAGAGCGGCGATGAGGCTGTGACCGATGAAGAAACAGACTTGGGCACGGACTGGGAGACTGTTCCCAGTCCCCGCTTCTGTGACATCCCATCTCAGCCTATGGATCTTTCCCAAAGTGGCATGCAGGCGTCTCAGCCAGTGGGAAACGCTGGGGGAATGATCTCATCTGCGGCCGCTTCCGTCACGTCTTGGTTCCGTACCTACACTGGTCAGCGCTGA
- the atg14 gene encoding beclin 1-associated autophagy-related key regulator isoform X1, which yields MASPVAAESRAVGPGEEQPESASEARAPVQPQPPQKHSQTACAGASAAVMVEALDDAEGLFVAVERCPLCNTARRRLTCARCIQAGDFVYFDGRNQERYTEKLERLQKLKTEKENLQHRVIKAMDKKVEADQMRWKIMSCKMKIQQMKEAICTGNEEVKSGRELLLRSQEEGQRLQRRASRHQEKRDKIKRHNQKLGELLEKRSKDLQGRLEALAEVRREHILELTTHIFHIQEEKQGSRDPVDPAVAEYDLALTSSTVTELAEARRTTYHSGRWIWDDQNGETSISITGPDVTLPSNGDCSAYYNWVEEKSGNQGPELDHMNPAHTISAALCYATQLVNILSHILDVNLPKKLCNSEFCGDNLTRYRFTRAINKLNTNILHLCFSQNVDSELLHPHHTLRNIMFLVSPENKNLGRTGPFEVSADLEESMEFVEPEAAGPSEESGDEAVTDEETDLGTDWETVPSPRFCDIPSQPMDLSQSGMQASQPVGNAGGMISSAAASVTSWFRTYTGQR from the exons ATGGCTAGTCCCGTCGCAGCAGAATCCCGGGCTGTTGGGCCCGGTGAAGAACAACCAGAGTCTGCATCAGAGGCCCGGGCACCTGTGCAGCCTCAGCCGCCTCAGAAGCACAGTCAGACGGCGTGTGCGGGCGCGTCTGCCGCGGTCATGGTGGAGGCGCTGGATGACGCCGAAGGGCTGTTTGTGGCCGTGGAGAGATGTCCGCTCTGCAACACAGCCCGACGCAGACTTACCTGTGCCCGATGCATCCAGGCCGGAGATTTCGTGTACTTTGACGGAAGGAATCAGGAGAG GTACACAGAAAAACTTGAAAGACTCCAGAAGCTGAAAACTGAAAAAGAGAATCTACAACACAG AGTCATCAAAGCCATGGATAAGAAAGTTGAGGCAGATCAGATG AGGTGGAAAATCATGTCATGTAAGATGAAAATCCAGCAAATGAAAGAGGCTATCTGCACTGGCAATGAAGAAGTGAAGAGTG GCAGGGAGCTGTTGTTGCGTTCTCAAGAGGAAGGTCAGAGACTGCAGCGTAGGGCCAGTCGGCACCAGGAGAAGAGGGATAAGATTAAACGGCATAACCAAAAGCTTGGTGAGCTTCTGGAAAAGAGATCCAAAGACCTGCAGGGAAGACTGGAAGCCCTGGCCGAGGTGCGGAGAGAGCACATCCTGGAGCTCACCACACACATCTTTCACATACAGGAGGAGAAGCAGGGCAGCAG GGACCCAGTGGATCCAGCTGTGGCCGAGTACGATCTTGCTCTGACCTCCAGCACCGTAACTGAACTCGCAGAGGCCAGACGTACCACATACCACTCGGGACGTTGGATCTGGGATGATCAAAACGGAGAGACGAGCATTAGCATCACCGGGCCAGATGTCACACTGCCAAGCAATGGAGACTGCTCAGCCTATTACAACTGGGTGGAAGAGAAGAGCGGAAACCAGGGGCCAG agCTGGATCACATGAACCCAGCCCACACCATCAGTGCTGCCCTATGCTATGCTACACAACTCGTCAACATCCTGTCTCATATCCTGGATGTCAACCTCCCGAAAAAGTTATGCAACAG CGAGTTCTGTGGTGATAATCTGACCAGATACCGATTCACCCGCGCCATAAACAAACTCAACACCAACATCCTGCACCTCTGCTTCTCACAG AATGTTGACAGCGAGCTGCTTCATCCTCACCACACTTTGAGGAACATCATGTTTTTAGTGTCGCCAGAAAACAAGAACCTCGGCAG AACTGGGCCTTTTGAAGTGAGTGCAGACTTAGAAGAATCAATGGAGTTTGTGGAACCAGAAGCAGCCGGACCTTCTGAGGAGAGCGGCGATGAGGCTGTGACCGATGAAGAAACAGACTTGGGCACGGACTGGGAGACTGTTCCCAGTCCCCGCTTCTGTGACATCCCATCTCAGCCTATGGATCTTTCCCAAAGTGGCATGCAGGCGTCTCAGCCAGTGGGAAACGCTGGGGGAATGATCTCATCTGCGGCCGCTTCCGTCACGTCTTGGTTCCGTACCTACACTGGTCAGCGCTGA
- the fbxo34 gene encoding F-box only protein 34 translates to MPQKCETISYFNPTPYREPRLQASSPPSVWRFATMHLKPYPKPQDKEIHRESVHDETRGLFADQQGVLKNEWGVRQACSLMSSPGNGTANRCPLSIISTNTLRCSTNSGSNTPTRVSGTRKTKASPVTTFTSSVVLLSSSNGLENEDSLRIYQGEDAEGSLDIWAVIKPGNTKEKVALFAAQKCGSTCGGGIDNASEHEAIAPELRTVSLKNKSCWEGDWCVAKRRRRSGNPEIPKSVESPAPKADTQRISQSEVPSENINPCQVMSEEEEAEKTISVVEMVAYLEQRANDQQVSSKSPSLRSTSTITLSKAIQQSKDSEQPEIQDEEGESVRVLDMVAKLESQCLSRQGIREGGDLSRNSSLRRKVGRVLLAGSEPYSLLSHSVSSTAPQERTVHSEPQELGSVPDKLTTPSLELATSEGSKCSLATTTLHHEDGSWMAGPLCIPDVEIVESSPRHASLCGSEEPQPGMLFFARPLKDQHKSSSPENTPQNKELNDSKPSVETLLSFREDSRDGQDAEQNHNDIVTETTSVVSRESVPFPLRRLVSHEFLETRFKIKLLLEPQQYMFFLPHHIIIKIFCLLPTESLAALKCTCHYFKFIIERYGVRPADSRWVSDPRYKDDPCKQCKKRYDRGDVSLCRWHHKPYCQALPYGPGYWMCCRGAHKDTLGCNVGLHDNRWVPAFHNMPIYKKSRDTDED, encoded by the exons ATGCCTCAGAAATGTGAAACTATCAGCTACTTCAACCCCACCCCTTACCGGGAACCACGGTTACAAGCCTCCAGTCCACCATCAGTCTGGAG GTTTGCCACCATGCACCTTAAGCCATACCCCAAACCACAAGATAAAGAGATACATCGGGAGTCTGTGCATGATGAAACACGAGGCCTCTTTGCCGACCAGCAGGGAGTGCTTAAGAATGAGTGGGGCGTTCGTCAGGCCTGCAGCCTCATGAGCTCGCCTGGCAACGGCACAGCCAACCGGTGCCCCCTCAGCATCATCTCCACCAATACCCTCCGATGTAGCACTAACAGTGGGAGCAACACACCAACTAGAGTAAGCGGGACCCGCAAGACCAAAGCTTCCCCCGTCACAACATTTACCAGCTCTGTAGTTCTGCTCTCATCTTCGAATGGTTTGGAGAATGAAGACTCGCTTAGGATCTATCAGGGAGAGGATGCAGAGGGATCTTTGGACATATGGGCTGTCATTAAACCCggaaacacaaaagagaaagtTGCCCTTTTCGCAGCACAGAAGTGCGGCAGTACTTGTGGTGGTGGTATTGACAACGCATCTGAACATGAAGCCATTGCCCCAGAGCTGCGGACTGtttctttgaaaaacaaaagctgCTGGGAGGGAGACTGGTGTGTGGCTAAGCGCAGGAGAAGGTCTGGAAACCCAGAGATCCCTAAGAGCGTGGAATCTCCAGCCCCAAAAGCTGATACGCAAAGAATATCTCAAAGCGAGGTTCCCAGCGAGAACATCAATCCTTGCCAAGTAATGTCAGAGGAAGAAGAGGCTGAAAAGACCATCTCTGTTGTGGAGATGGTGGCATACCTGGAACAAAGAGCAAACGACCAGCAGGTGAGCTCCAAATCCCCATCTTTACGCAGCACCAGCACCATAACTCTATCAAAAGCCATCCAGCAGTCCAAGGACTCGGAACAACCAGAGATCCAAGATGAGGAAGGAGAATCTGTGCGGGTTCTGGATATGGTGGCCAAGCTGGAGTCTCAGTGCCTGAGCAGACAAGGCATCAGAGAAGGTGGAGATCTCTCTCGAAACAGCAGCTTGAGGAGAAAGGTGGGTCGTGTGCTTCTGGCGGGGTCGGAACCGTATTCACTGCTTTCACATTCAGTATCATCTACTGCTCCTCAGGAAAGGACAGTTCACAGTGAACCACAAGAACTGGGTAGTGTTCCGGACAAACTAACCACCCCATCCCTCGAGTTGGCAACATCAGAGGGCTCAAAGTGTAGTCTTGCCACCACCACACTCCATCATGAAGATGGTTCTTGGATGGCAGGACCGCTGTGCATCCCAGATGTCGAGATTGTCGAGTCCTCACCAAGGCATGCCAGCTTATGTGGCAGTGAAGAACCACAACCGGGCATGTTGTTTTTTGCCCGACCTCTGAAAGACCAACATAAGTCCTCCTCACCAGAGAACACGCCTCAAAACAAAGAACTTAATGACAGTAAGCCTTCTGTGGAGACTTTATTGTCATTCAGAGAGGACAGTAGGGACGGACAAGATGCTGAACAAAACCATAACGATATTGTGACGGAAACGACAAGCGTGGTTAGCCGAGAGTCTGTGCCTTTTCCTTTACGCCGCCTAGTGTCTCATGAATTCCTTGAAACTCGCTTCAAGATCAAGCTGCTTTTGGAGCCCCAGCAGTACATGTTTTTCCTTCCCCACCACATCATCATTAAGATCTTCTGCTTGCTGCCTACTGAAAGCCTGGCCGCCCTCAAGTGCACATGCCATTATTTCAAATTCATCATTGAGAGATACGGCGTGCGGCCCGCGGACTCTCGTTGGGTGAGCGATCCCCGCTACAAAGATGATCCCTGCAAGCAGTGCAAGAAGCGCTACGATCGAGGAGATGTTTCGCTCTGCCGCTGGCATCACAAGCCCTACTGCCAGGCGCTTCCCTACGGCCCGGGTTATTGGATGTGCTGCCGGGGCGCTCACAAAGACACACTTGGTTGTAACGTGGGACTCCATGATAACCGCTGGGTTCCTGCCTTTCATAACATGCCGATTTACAAGAAAAGCAGGGACACGGACGAGGACTAG
- the lgals3b gene encoding galectin-3b, translating to MNPSNPAWPGQPPNPAWPGQPPNPAWPGQPPNPALAGQPAIPVWPGQPNQPAQPTWPGQPGQPGAPGWPGPVPQTAPYVAPEPPRPLTVPYELPLVNGAHNKMLVTINGDVQPNAKLITIDLKKGNDIALHLNPRFDEGGQQVFVRNSCIGNRWGQEERQITSFPFVKGKPFELKILCTSTEFKVAVNKSHLLEYKHRVRDLNQINALRIYNDVTLRSVNVETLAFERYRDTPILWEYWEGFQGRGSLFMITSWNSRLLSFCSLCVCHQQRQKTGIMNLSDALDDFPNQNNQAGGPIWPGQPANPTWPGQPANPTWPGQPANPTLPGQPANPTWPGQPNMPAWPGQPNQPAQQTWPGQPGQPGAPGWPGPVPQTGPYGVPEQPLKPLTVPFDMSLTNGAYNKMLLTINGEVKPNAKQFTINLYRGKDIALHLNTRFNEEGKKVIVRNSLIANQWGQEERQYPSFPFVQGKPFEMKILCTDTEFKVAVNKSHLLEFKHRVRELNQIKSVAIYNDVTLKSVNVETVQ from the exons ATGAAT CCATCCAATCCCGCCTGGCCCGGTCAACCACCAAATCCCGCTTGGCCCGGTCAACCACCAAATCCCGCTTGGCCCGGTCAACCACCAAATCCCGCCTTGGCCGGCCAACCAGCCATTCCCGTCTGGCCCGGTCAGCCAAACCAACCAGCTCAACCAACATGGCCTGGTCAGCCCGGACAGCCTGGAGCTCCAGGGTGGCCTGGACCTGTTCCACAAACAGCTCCTTACGTTGCTCCTGAGCCACCAAGACCACTA ACTGTTCCATATGAATTGCCTCTAGTCAATGGAGCACATAACAAAATGCTCGTCACCATTAATGGAGATGTACAGCCCAATGCTAAACT TATCACTATTGATCTAAAGAAAGGCAACGACATTGCACTTCATTTAAACCCTCGCTTTGATGAAGGTGGGCAGCAAGTGTTTGTGAGAAACAGCTGTATCGGAAACCGCTGGGGACAAGAAGAGAGACAAATCACATCATTTCCCTTCGTTAAAGGAAAGCCTTTTGAG CTGAAGATTTTATGCACTTCCACTGAATTCAAAGTGGCTGTAAACAAATCTCACCTTCTGGAATACAAACATCGTGTTCGTGACCTCAACCAGATCAACGCTCTTAGAATCTACAATGACGTCACCCTCCGATCTGTTAATGTGGAGACACTG GCTTTTGAAAGATATAGAGATACGCCCATATTATGGGAATACTGGGAAGGATTTCAGGGGCGTGGGAGCTTATTCATGATCACCTCCTGGAATTCTCGTCTCCTGTCTTTTtgcagtctgtgtgtgtgccatCAACAACGCCAAAAAACAG GTATCATGAAT CTTTCAGATGCTCTTGATGATTTTCCAAATCAAAACAACCAAGCTGGAGGTCCTATATGGCCCGGCCAACCGGCCAATCCCACCTGGCCCGGCCAACCGGCCAATCCCACCTGGCCCGGCCAACCGGCCAATCCCACTTTGCCAGGCCAACCGGCCAATCCCACCTGGCCCGGCCAACCAAATATGCCTGCCTGGCCCGGTCAGCCAAACCAACCAGCTCAGCAAACCTGGCCAGGTCAGCCCGGACAGCCTGGAGCTCCAGGGTGGCCTGGACCTGTCCCACAAACTGGCCCATATGGAGTTCCAGAGCAACCTTTAAAGCCTCTG ACTGTGCCTTTTGACATGTCTTTAACCAATGGAGCATATAACAAAATGCTCCTCACAATAAATGGAGAAGTCAAGCCCAATGCTAAACA ATTCACTATTAATCTATATAGAGGCAAAGACATTGCACTTCATTTAAACACTCGCTTCAATGAAGAAGGGAAGAAAGTGATCGTGAGGAACAGTTTGATTGCAAACCAATGGGGACAAGAAGAGAGACAATACCCCTCCTTTCCTTTTGTTCAAGGAAAGCCTTTTGAG aTGAAGATTTTATGCACTGACACTGAATTCAAAGTGGCTGTAAACAAATCTCACCTTCTGGAATTCAAACATCGTGTTCGTGAGCTCAACCAGATCAAAAGTGTCGCTATCTATAATGATGTCACCCTAAAATCTGTTAATGTGGAGACCGTGCAATGA